The following are encoded together in the Ovis canadensis isolate MfBH-ARS-UI-01 breed Bighorn chromosome 2, ARS-UI_OviCan_v2, whole genome shotgun sequence genome:
- the RMI1 gene encoding recQ-mediated genome instability protein 1 isoform X1, with translation MSVTSIALRVETWLSATWHVKVPLTWLEACINWIQEENGNVNLSQAQMNKQVFEQWLLTDLRDLEHRLLPSGILETPKGELNGFFALQINSLVDVSQPAYAQIQKLRGKNTTNDLITAETQVTPKPWEAKPSRMLMLQLTDGIVQIQGMEYQSIPALHSYLPPGTKILIYGNISFRLGVLLLKPENVKVLGGEVDALLEEYAQEKVLARLIGEPDPIVSVIPNNSNQSIPRITDVLDPALGPSDEELLASLEENDELAASNNTPLERSCFIGNSSNSVPIRQSDFEPELVISPRPKEKPRNQSMLFTDEELDDFSLEEALLLEEAVQKEEMETKELQLLTLNRATDESIEKFSHRSNTLNSFSFICKNGNNWSEKNLSEQMTSEDKSLSCPSTRDQNSSSLSVNHNVPLPHDFTNKGKSSEIHKIKQISSSDGHSLNNKMFNGELVSNIPKRSSDVPNENEHHLQTCSLQLSENSTGRSITMDLYSPPFIYLSVLMASKPKEVTTVKVKAFIVTLTGNLSSSGGIWSVRAKISDGTAYLDVDFVDEILTSLIGFSVSEMKQLKKDRCKYQKFLEGLQKCQRDLIDLCCLMTISFNPSLSKAMVLALQDVNMDHLESLKRRLKK, from the coding sequence ATGAGTGTAACTAGTATTGCATTAAGAGTTGAAACCTGGCTTTCAGCTACATGGCATGTTAAAGTGCCTTTAACGTGGCTAGAAGCTTGTATTAACTGGATCCAAGAAGAAAATGGTAATGTTAATTTGAGTCAGgcacaaatgaataaacaagtgTTTGAGCAGTGGCTCCTTACCGATCTGAGAGATTTGGAGCATCGTCTTTTACCTAGTGGCATTTTAGAAACTCCAAAAGGAGAACTGAACGGATTTTTTGCTCTGCAGATTAATTCATTGGTTGATGTAAGTCAGCCTGCATATGCCCAGATACAAAAGTTGAGAGGAAAGAATACAACCAATGACTTAATTACAGCTGAAACACAAGTAACCCCAAAACCTTGGGAAGCAAAGCCTTCACGAATGTTGATGCTACAGCTAACTGATGGAATTGTACAAATACAAGGAATGGAATATCAGTCTATTCCAGCTCTGCATAGTTATCTTCCTCCAGGTACAAAAATTTTGATTTATGGAAATATTTCTTTCCGTCTTGGTGTTCTCTTGTTGAAACcagaaaatgtgaaagtgttggGAGGAGAAGTTGATGCTCTTTTAGAGGAATATGCCCAAGAAAAAGTTCTTGCAAGATTAATTGGGGAACCTGATCCTATAGTTTCAGTCATACCAAATAATTCTAACCAAAGCATCCCCAGAATTACGGATGTTCTAGATCCTGCGTTGGGGCCTTCTGATGAAGAACTCTTGGCAAGTCTTGAGGAAAATGATGAGCTTGCAGCAAGTAATAATACCCCTTTGGAAAGAAGCTGTTTCATAGGTAATTCCTCAAATAGTGTTCCCATCAGACAGTCAGATTTTGAACCAGAACTTGTTATTTCTCCAAGGCCAAAGGAGAAACCACGAAACCAATCTATgctttttactgatgaggaatTAGATGACTTTTCATTGGAGGAGGCCTTGCTTTTAGAAGAAGCtgtccagaaagaagaaatggagaccAAAGAATTACAACTATTGACTTTGAACAGAGCTACAGATGAAAGTATAGAGAAGTTTTCACATAGATCTAATACTctaaatagtttttcttttatttgcaaaaatggaaacaattggAGTGAAAAAAATTTATCTGAGCAAATGACTAGTGAAGACAAATCTCTTAGTTGTCCATCTACTAGAGACCAAAACAGTAGTAGTCTTTCAGTTAATCATAATGTACCCCTACCCCatgattttacaaataaaggtAAGAGCTCAgagatacataaaataaaacaaattagcagTTCAGATGGACATtccttaaataataaaatgttcaaTGGGGAGCTGGTCAGTAATATACCAAAAAGGAGTTCAGATGTTCCTAATGAAAATGAGCACCATTTACAGACTTGTTCTTTACAATTGTCAGAGAATAGCACTGGACGTTCTATCACCATGGATTTGTATTCTCCACCCTTTATCTATTTGTCTGTTCTAATGGCCAGCAAACCAAAGGAGGTTACAACAGTGAAAGTCAAGGCATTTATTGTAACCTTAACTGGAAATCTCTCAAGTTCTGGTGGCATTTGGAGTGTAAGAGCAAAAATTTCTGATGGTACTGCATATCTAGATGTAGACTTTGTAGATGAAATACTTACTAGTCTGATAGGGTTTTCAGTATCAGAAATGAAACAGTTGAAAAAGGATCGTTGTAAATACCAAAAGTTCCTGGAAGGTTTGCAGAAATGTCAGAGAGATCTAATAGATTTGTGCTGTCTGATgactatttcatttaatccctCCTTGTCTAAGGCAATGGTATTGGCATTACAAGATGTTAATATGGACCACCTTGAGAGCCTAAAGAGgagattaaagaaataa